The sequence below is a genomic window from Candidatus Eisenbacteria bacterium.
GATAATTGCGGATCTGATTATTTGATAATAATCATCCAATGGAAGATTAAGATAATCCTCACTCCGCCTCCAGTTATCGAATACATCATGTAAAATGAATTTTCCAAAAGGTTTCTTGGATGTTGAAACGAGGCAAATATAATCATCCAGGCTCAGCTTGAGGACATCAGCAGCAAATGATTTAGGAGTATAAGTTTTCTCGATGTATGTGAAAGTTACCGGTGGTTCACCAAGATATTTATCTAATATGGTTCGTGTGTAAGAAATGACTTTTTTCTCATCCCAGAACCCATTTTCCTCCACCCACGCCAGATAACTTCTCAACTCCTGGCCCAATTGCGAATGGTCATGCCGCCCGTCTTTTGAGGTGGCGCCTTTGTATACCTCAGCAGGGACAGCGCCGTATGTGCGAAAAATCTCCCGCGTCGCTTGATCCTGCGACCCTACTGAGAAGTTGGAATGTCCATAATTCTGTACATAATGCCTGACCTTTTCCACAAATTCCCAGTAGACAACCCACATCTCCGACAGCTTGATCTCCTGTCCTGTTAAACGTTGAATCTCGGTTTCGAAAAATGATACGGAACAAAAGGCCCAGCATGTGCCGCTGGCATATTGGGGAACGGGTGGGAAATGAAAGGCGGACGGGAAGGCCTCCGGGCCGGAAGGTTTATCAATGAGCGACCAATCCAGTCGCAATGACATCTCCTCTTTCTTTTTTAGTTGTTCTTCTTTTTTGTATCTCTCATCGACCAGCTCTTGGAGTGAATCTTCAATGGCCTGTTGGGCCTCACGCTCCTTGCGAAGCTCCTCAAGTACCGGGTACTCATATTGGGGTTTATAAATCGGCTGGTCAGGGACAGCCAGGGCGACCCCTGTTAATAACTGGAGGATCACAAGCACTGCTCCCACCACCCCACCGAATCCACGCCATTTAGCCATCTTTCCCCCCCACATCCCCTATCCGTCGGAATGGGCTGTTCTTTTGCCGCAGGAGAATTCATCCCAATCAGCGATATTAACACAGTCCAAATTCGAGATCGATGCTCTCTTTTCTCCCCTTGCAATCCTGCATGGCGGGGGTAAACTATAGGTGTCACCAGGTCTACCATCCTTTTCCATAACGAGTTGGGGTTGGTGAAAGTCGTCACCAATGAAAGCTCGCAAACGAAGCGGCGATCCGACAAAACTCCTTCTCATTCTTGCTCTGGCAATTTCTCTACTAACGCCTTGGACAGA
It includes:
- a CDS encoding C1 family peptidase; amino-acid sequence: MAKWRGFGGVVGAVLVILQLLTGVALAVPDQPIYKPQYEYPVLEELRKEREAQQAIEDSLQELVDERYKKEEQLKKKEEMSLRLDWSLIDKPSGPEAFPSAFHFPPVPQYASGTCWAFCSVSFFETEIQRLTGQEIKLSEMWVVYWEFVEKVRHYVQNYGHSNFSVGSQDQATREIFRTYGAVPAEVYKGATSKDGRHDHSQLGQELRSYLAWVEENGFWDEKKVISYTRTILDKYLGEPPVTFTYIEKTYTPKSFAADVLKLSLDDYICLVSTSKKPFGKFILHDVFDNWRRSEDYLNLPLDDYYQIIRSAIIDGYTVSLGVDVSEPGMDGFEDAAVIPSWDIPSEFINQGSREFRIDNETTTDDHGVHVVGYLNHNGQDWYLIKDSNRSSRLGKFKGYYFYHGDYIKLKTLSLMIHKDRLEKILKD